GCCAGATAAAGCAGTTCCTTATTTAAATTATAGTAATGGTCAAGTTACTGAGCAAAATATCGTTGTCCATTTATTAATTTACTATGGTTTAAGTTCCATTGATACGATTATGCTAGTTACTATGGCATTTATGATTTCAACTGTTTTCCGCAATAGCTCTTTGGCCATCGGGCTATCGCTATTTTTATTATTTACAGGAGCGCAGCTTACCGTCCTGTTATCCATGAAATTTACGTGGGCAAAATACATACTGTTTGCGAATACTGATCTCATGCAGTATGTAGAAGGAACGCCGATGGTAGAAGGGATGACCATGTCATTTTCTATACTCATGCTCCTGATTTACTTTGCTCTATTTCAATTTCTCGCCTTTTTTGTCTTCAAAAAACGAGATGTTGCAGCCTAAAAAAGGTGTCAGGCACCCTAATCAATGGTGCCTGACACCTTTATTAATATTATAGAATGTTTATATTTCGGCTTTGAGAATTGTCCAGCTCCAGTGCCTAGCCCCTCGGGTCAAATAACCTTCGGCAATAAAAGTCAAAAGGCGGCCTTTTCTTGCCGAAGAACATCTGCCAGTCGGGGCTGACCAAGTCGCTTGCGCTTTTCTTACTATTTACGTGACAGTTTTTCATAGACCGTTGCGAGGGCCTGTTCAAATTTTCCGGTTTTCTTTGGCTGATAGTATTGTTTGTTTTTTATCCGGTTGGGTAAGTATTGCTGCGGCACCCAGCCATTTTCATAGTTGTGGGGAAATAAGTATTCAATTCCCCTGCCAAGCTCTTTGGCTCCCTTATAGTGTGCATCCTTTAGATGATCAGGGATTTCACCTACATTCCCTTTTCGAATATCTTCAAGGGCGTTATCAATGGCCAAAATAGCAGAGTTGGATTTAGGTGATAAGCATAGTTCAATAACGGCATTGGCAAGCGGAATGCGTGCCTCGGGAAAACCGAGTCGTTCTGCTGTTTCAATCGCTGCTAATGTCCGTGGTCCTGCTTGAGGATTAGCGAGTCCGATGTCCTCATACGCAATGACAATCAGTCTTCGGCTGATACTGACCAGGTCACCTGCTTCAATTAGCCTGCCCAGATAGTGCAACGCAGCATTGGCGTCACTACCACGAATGGATTTTTGAAAGGCGGACAAGACATCATAGTGCCCGTCTCCATCCTTATCCGCAGCGATACTTTTCTTTTGCAGACATTCCTCAGCTGTTTCCATATCAACCGTAATAATGCCGTTTTCATCCTCATCCGAAGACAGGACGGCTAATTCGAGTGCGTTTAAAGAGCTTCTGACATCCCCGTTCGATGCATTGGCGAAGTGCATTAATGCTTCGTCCGTAACACTCACCTTTAAATTACCCAGTCCGCGATCCGCGTCTTCGATTGCACGGAGCAAGGCCTGTTTTACCTCATCAGGGGTTAAAGGTTTTAGCTCGAAAATTTGACAGCGACTGCGAATCGCGGGATTGATTGCATGGTACGGGTTACTTGTAGTGGCCCCAATAAGTGTAATCATTCCGTTCTCTAAATAAGGAAGTAAAAAGTCTTGTTTTCCTTTATCCAGCCTGTGAACTTCATCTAAAAGAAGGATTACCTTTCCTGACATTTTCGCCTCGGCTGCGACTATTTCCATATCTTTTTTATTATTTGTTACTGCATTTAATGTTCGAAAGGCATATTTTGTACTGCCAGCGATGGCACTAGCTATCGAAGTTTTGCCAATTCCTGGTGGTCCGTATAGAATCATGGATGTAAGCTGTTTTGCTTTAACCATTCTAGCAATGATTTTTCCGTCACCAACCAAATGCTGCTGGCCTACGATTTCATCTATCGTTCTTGGCCTCATGCGAAAGGCCAATGGCTTTTGCTGCATAATCATCTCTCCAAAAGGGTTTCTTTTTAAACGTGCTTTTATTTAGGATTAGAACAGTAAAATTCGACTTTGAGAACTGTCCAGCTCCAACGCCTAGCCCCTCGGGTCAAATAACCTTCGGCAAGAAAAGTCAAAAGGCGGACTTTTCTTGCCTAAGAACATTTGCCTGTCGGGGCTGACCAAGGCGCTTCCGCTTTTCTTATACGATACCACTTTCTTGGGAAAAAAGCATATTAAAGAAGAATGTGTTATAATTTCTAATGCCTATCAATTTACTGTGGAATTACGGATTTAATTATATAGATTTCGAATAGAGGTGCTTAGTAGTGAAGATTTCTACAAAGGGAAGATATGGTCTTACAATTATGATTGAGCTTGCTAAAAAATATGGTGAAGGGCCGACGTCATTAAAAGCCATAGCGCAAGCAAATGATTTATCAGAGCATTATTTGGAGCAATTGATTGCTCCGTTACGTAATGCTGGTTTAGTTAAGAGTA
The window above is part of the Bacillus sp. SORGH_AS_0510 genome. Proteins encoded here:
- a CDS encoding replication-associated recombination protein A, translated to MQQKPLAFRMRPRTIDEIVGQQHLVGDGKIIARMVKAKQLTSMILYGPPGIGKTSIASAIAGSTKYAFRTLNAVTNNKKDMEIVAAEAKMSGKVILLLDEVHRLDKGKQDFLLPYLENGMITLIGATTSNPYHAINPAIRSRCQIFELKPLTPDEVKQALLRAIEDADRGLGNLKVSVTDEALMHFANASNGDVRSSLNALELAVLSSDEDENGIITVDMETAEECLQKKSIAADKDGDGHYDVLSAFQKSIRGSDANAALHYLGRLIEAGDLVSISRRLIVIAYEDIGLANPQAGPRTLAAIETAERLGFPEARIPLANAVIELCLSPKSNSAILAIDNALEDIRKGNVGEIPDHLKDAHYKGAKELGRGIEYLFPHNYENGWVPQQYLPNRIKNKQYYQPKKTGKFEQALATVYEKLSRK